The sequence CGCCGCGAGGCGCCCCCGGCGCGGCAGCCCAGCAGCGACAACTCTCCTTCGCGTCCGTCGGCCCCCCGGGTCCGGCCTCCGTCGGAGTAGGCCGGCGGGCCTGGTGAGGCCCGCCACACCCCTCACCAGGCCCGGCAGATGAATCGAAGCCCGTCCGTAGTTCTTTCCGCCGCGCTGGCGCTCGCCGCCAGCGCGGCGCTGGCCGTTCCGCACGCCGCCGCGCAGGGCGCGGCCGCCCCGCCTTCGCCGGCGGGGACGCTGTCTCTCCAGGAAGCTGCGGCCACCATCACGCCGGCCGACGTGTACTCGCGCATCGAGTTCCTGGCGTCCGACTTCCTGCGCGGGCGCAACACGCCCAGCCCGGAGCTGGAGATCGCCGCGTCGTACCTCGTCAACCAGCACCGGCTGTTCGGGCTGCAGCCGGGGGGCGAGAGCGGCTCGTACTACCAGTGGTACCCGTACCCCATGCGCCGCCTGAGCGCCGCCGGGGCGCGGATGGAGATCGCCGGGCGCGGCGCGCCGCATACGCTGCAGTACGGGCGCGACTTCTTCGCGGTGGGCGGTACGGCGCAGCCCATCGCCTCCGCCGCCATGGTGTACGCCGGCCGCGGCGCCGACGACGCGCTGCCCGCGGGCTCCATGACCGGCCGCGTCGTGGTGGTCTCGCTTCCGGGCGCCTCCAACCGCGATTGGCGCCGCGAGCGCACCCGCCAGCGCGCCGCCGCCCAGCGTGCCGGCGCCGTGGCGATCGTGCACGTGCTGGACGCGAGCTGGACTGCTGACAGCATCGCCAAGTACGCCGCGCCCGCCACGCGCGGGGCACGGACCCCGGGCGGGGCGATCGCGTACCCGCAGTTCATGATGACGCACGAGGCCGCCACCCGCATGTTCGCGGGCGCCGGGACTCCGCTGGCGACGCTGGCCGCGCGCGGGGCCGCGCCGAGCTTCCGCCCCGCGCCGCTGGCGGGGGTCACTGCCAGTCTGGCCCTTCCGCAGGAGGAGATGGACCGCGCGCGTGCGCCCAACGTCATCGCCATCCTCCCGGGCAGCGACCCGGTGCTGCGCAACGAGTACGTGGTGATCTCGGCGCACATGGACCACGTGGGCGTGGGGCAGCCGGTGAACGGCGACTCCATCTACAACGGGGCGGACGACGACGCTTCGGGGACGACGGGGCTGCTGGAGGTGGCGCAGGCGCTCTCGATGATGCGGGACCGGCCGAAGCGCTCCATCGCCTTCGTGCACGTGAGCGGCGAGGAGAAGGGGCTGCTGGGGTCGGAGTGGTTCTCGGACCATCCCACGATCCCGCTCGCGCGGATCGTGGCGGACGTGAACGTGGACATGATCGGGCGCAACAACCCGGACAGCGTGGTGGTGATCGGCAAGGACTACTCGTCGCTGGGGGCCCTCGCCAATCGCGTGCAGGCCGCGCACCCGGAGCTGCACCTGACGCTGTCGGACGACATCTGGCCGCAGGAGCAGTT is a genomic window of Longimicrobium sp. containing:
- a CDS encoding M28 family peptidase — translated: MNRSPSVVLSAALALAASAALAVPHAAAQGAAAPPSPAGTLSLQEAAATITPADVYSRIEFLASDFLRGRNTPSPELEIAASYLVNQHRLFGLQPGGESGSYYQWYPYPMRRLSAAGARMEIAGRGAPHTLQYGRDFFAVGGTAQPIASAAMVYAGRGADDALPAGSMTGRVVVVSLPGASNRDWRRERTRQRAAAQRAGAVAIVHVLDASWTADSIAKYAAPATRGARTPGGAIAYPQFMMTHEAATRMFAGAGTPLATLAARGAAPSFRPAPLAGVTASLALPQEEMDRARAPNVIAILPGSDPVLRNEYVVISAHMDHVGVGQPVNGDSIYNGADDDASGTTGLLEVAQALSMMRDRPKRSIAFVHVSGEEKGLLGSEWFSDHPTIPLARIVADVNVDMIGRNNPDSVVVIGKDYSSLGALANRVQAAHPELHLTLSDDIWPQEQFFFRSDHYNFARKEVPAIFFFSGVHPDYHRPSDEVEKIDTDKAARISRMVLYLATEIANAAERPRWDPKGLEAVRAMTR